The proteins below come from a single Chryseobacterium nepalense genomic window:
- a CDS encoding SRPBCC family protein — translation MKTILKILGVIILLIVVYVVIAMIAFGSNYHYEKSMVIKAPKEKVWQQVSSMQAFNQWNPWMKLDPNMKITYSGNSGEVGDKYCWDSKNDEAGAGCQELKEVVPGQKQKTEMIFKRPFDGQATSEITISPEGNDTNVTWTMDTEQETWMKIMRPMMDYQMGKSYEEGLNNLKKLVEK, via the coding sequence AATCCTTCTAATTGTTGTGTATGTAGTAATTGCCATGATTGCTTTCGGTAGCAATTATCATTACGAAAAATCGATGGTTATCAAAGCTCCGAAAGAAAAAGTATGGCAGCAGGTAAGCTCGATGCAGGCATTTAATCAATGGAATCCGTGGATGAAACTGGATCCGAATATGAAAATTACTTATTCTGGAAATTCCGGTGAAGTTGGTGATAAATACTGTTGGGACAGTAAAAATGATGAAGCCGGAGCGGGCTGTCAGGAACTTAAAGAGGTTGTCCCTGGCCAAAAGCAAAAAACAGAAATGATTTTTAAAAGGCCGTTTGACGGACAGGCTACTTCTGAAATTACAATTTCTCCTGAAGGAAACGATACAAATGTAACCTGGACTATGGATACGGAGCAGGAAACATGGATGAAAATCATGAGGCCGATGATGGATTACCAGATGGGAAAGTCTTATGAAGAAGGATTAAACAATCTCAAAAAATTAGTTGAAAAATAA